The stretch of DNA TTAAGTTGCGAAAATATAGAAATTTATGCAATAGGAAAGAAGGTGGAAGATTATGTAAATAAACTAACTCTTCCTTTCGTAGTTAAAGGTGGCTATATTGATTTAATGGATAAGCCAAATTTTGATGAAGCTAAACAAATTGCCAACGAACTCGTAGAAAGATTTTCAAAGTCTGAGATTGATAGGGTGGAACTTATCTATAATCATTTTAAGAGTAATGCAGTCCAAATTCCTACTGACGAACAGTATCTTCCTATTGATTTAACCATACAAACAAACAATGTAACGCCAGTTAATGCCGATTATATTGTTGAACCAGACAAAGAAACTGTATTACATTCTTTAATACCTAAATCGTTATACAGTAAACTATATGCAGTTATATTAGACTCGGCAGCTGCCGAACACGCTGCGCGAGTAATGGCTATGCAAATAGCGACCGACAATGCTGACGATTTACTTGAAGAATTAACAATTCAATTTAATAAACAGCGTCAACAAGCTATTACAAACGAACTCTTAGATATATTGGGAGGTTCTGAAGCTCTTAAATAAGAGTTTTGTCTATTAGATTAGACTTTTTATTATTAAACTAAATTCATTTATATGAGAACACAAATTACAAAAAAAATTCTGTGTCTTGTTTTGTTGTGTACCACTTGTTCTTTAGTTTCTTATGGAACAATACGCGAAAAAATAAACATAGGCACTGATTGGAAATTCAAAACAAAAATTCTAACTAATGCTCCAGCTACAGAAGATTATGATGATTCTTCGTGGAGTAGTGTTAGTATTCCTCATACTTGGAATGCTTTAGATGCTCAAGATGGAGGTAGTGCTCAAAACAATAATTCAGGATCTGGTTATCTACAAACAACCAGTTGGTACAGAAAAACACTAAAATGGAATCAAGAGTACGAAGGAAAGAAAATCTATTTAGATTTTTTAGGTGCTAATATTCAGGCAGAAGTGTATATCAACGGAGTTTCTGTTGGAATACACAAAGGTGGTTACACTGCTTTCCGCTTCGATATTACTAATAACTTAAAAGAAGGCGATAACATTATTGCTGTAAAAGTTGATAACGATAATAATGGTAGCAAGCTTCAAGATATTGCACCTATATCGGGCGACTTTTCTTTCTATGGAGGTATTTATCGTAAAATACATATAGTCGTAGTAAATCCTGTTCACGTCGACTTAATGGATAAAGCTTCTTCTGGTTTATATTTAACTACTACTAATGTATCAAACACAAGCGCAAACTTAGAGGTTAGGGCAAAAGTAGTCAACGAATCAAATGAACCTAAAACCGTAAACCTAAAAGCTGTATTCAAACACCCCGATACTTTTAATGCTATAGATGAAGTACCTAAGCCTGTTTTTGATGTTGCTACAATGACTAAGAATGGCGAAGTTATTGAAACTCTAAACGATGATAATATCGTTATCCCTGCCAATTCTTCTTACGAATTTAAGAAACAAATAACTGTATCAAATCCTCGCTTATGGAATGGTTTGGAAGATCCTTATCGTTATCTTGTAGATTTTACAGTTTCTGAAGGAAACTCTGTTATTGATGCAGTATCTGAATATGTAGGTTTTCGTTATTTCTCTGCAAATCAAAATGGATTTTACTTAAATGGTAAATTATATCCTCTTCGTGGTATTTGTCGTCATCAAGACTGGGAAGGTCTGGGTAATGCTATTACTGAAACAGAACATAATATAGACTTTGGTATGATGTACGATATAGGAGCAAATACAGTTCGTTTGGCTCATTATCCTCAAGACCCTTATATGTACGATCTCTGCGATCGCTATGGTATTGTTGTTTGGGCTGAAATTCCTTTTGTAGATCATATTGGTAATAATGCCAATTTTGAAACTGTTACTCGTCAGCAATTGGAGGAAATGATTAAGCAACAATATAATCGTCCTTCTATTCTTATGTGGGGATTACAAAACGAAGTTAAATCAAGTTACGATGCTAAAATGATTCCTATGATGCAGGGCTTACACGACTTAGCTTACTCTATCGATCCTACTCGTCTTACAGTTCAAGCAACTAATCAAGGTACGGCGCGTAATTGGAAGTCCGACTTAATAGGCTGGAATATATACCACGGTTGGTATCAAGATGGCTCTTTAGGAGGGTTTATGGACGGTTGTAGAAATAAAACAGTACCTGAAGGTATGGCAGAATATGGTGCAGGAGCAAATGTTAATCATCACGAAATAGGACGAACTACTCGTCCGCAACACGATGGCGACTGGCACCCAGAAGAATGGCAAAACTATGTTCACGAAGCGGCGGCTAAAAGTATTGCTACCAGAAACTATATTTGGGGAACTTATATTTGGAATATGTTTGAATTTGGTTCGGATTGGAGAGATGAAGGTGAACGTCCGGGTGTAAACGATAAAGGCTTAGTAACTTTCGACCGTTCGATTAAGAAAGATAGCTATTATCTGTATAGAGCTAACTG from Dysgonomonadaceae bacterium PH5-43 encodes:
- a CDS encoding F-type H+-transporting ATPase subunit gamma (product_source=KO:K02115; cath_funfam=1.10.287.80; cog=COG0224; ko=KO:K02115; pfam=PF00231; superfamily=52943; tigrfam=TIGR01146) — its product is MASLKEIKGRITSVKSTQKITSAMKMVASAKLRKAQYQIERFLPYQGKLNEILSSFLSSTTDFDSNLAEEREVNRLAIVVVSSNSSLCGAFNANVIKLLNDTLNKYKGLSCENIEIYAIGKKVEDYVNKLTLPFVVKGGYIDLMDKPNFDEAKQIANELVERFSKSEIDRVELIYNHFKSNAVQIPTDEQYLPIDLTIQTNNVTPVNADYIVEPDKETVLHSLIPKSLYSKLYAVILDSAAAEHAARVMAMQIATDNADDLLEELTIQFNKQRQQAITNELLDILGGSEALK
- a CDS encoding hypothetical protein (product_source=Hypo-rule applied; cath_funfam=2.40.50.100,2.60.120.260,2.60.40.10,3.20.20.80; cleavage_site_network=SignalP-noTM; pfam=PF00703,PF00754,PF02836,PF02837,PF16355; superfamily=49303,49785,51445; tigrfam=TIGR04183); the encoded protein is MRTQITKKILCLVLLCTTCSLVSYGTIREKINIGTDWKFKTKILTNAPATEDYDDSSWSSVSIPHTWNALDAQDGGSAQNNNSGSGYLQTTSWYRKTLKWNQEYEGKKIYLDFLGANIQAEVYINGVSVGIHKGGYTAFRFDITNNLKEGDNIIAVKVDNDNNGSKLQDIAPISGDFSFYGGIYRKIHIVVVNPVHVDLMDKASSGLYLTTTNVSNTSANLEVRAKVVNESNEPKTVNLKAVFKHPDTFNAIDEVPKPVFDVATMTKNGEVIETLNDDNIVIPANSSYEFKKQITVSNPRLWNGLEDPYRYLVDFTVSEGNSVIDAVSEYVGFRYFSANQNGFYLNGKLYPLRGICRHQDWEGLGNAITETEHNIDFGMMYDIGANTVRLAHYPQDPYMYDLCDRYGIVVWAEIPFVDHIGNNANFETVTRQQLEEMIKQQYNRPSILMWGLQNEVKSSYDAKMIPMMQGLHDLAYSIDPTRLTVQATNQGTARNWKSDLIGWNIYHGWYQDGSLGGFMDGCRNKTVPEGMAEYGAGANVNHHEIGRTTRPQHDGDWHPEEWQNYVHEAAAKSIATRNYIWGTYIWNMFEFGSDWRDEGERPGVNDKGLVTFDRSIKKDSYYLYRANWSKDPFSYISSRRFNERDVDDTPVTIYSNCESVELFLNGVSQGKKTKTSNTCGIFTWNKISLTNVGENTIKVVGLSNGKEYTDEIIWNRVLASSTSLTSSTLYVDNAKKRIGLTTEDIAYNQLDKYLIGDKGATFALFESDGTTAVTSGTVKIGMKVIVTSESGKETAIYNIVASSHLALGKAVTTDSTEAGNDASNAVDGNSSTRWAAANSSSHWLQIDLGKKYILNQVVVHWFNNTSSSRSYYYTIGGSNNGSSFTTLVNRSTNTVVGKVTSNISNKEAQYLKINVTGSSTGSAYPSIYEVEVYGWMLESDVYEVNFDKGYILVPEPEGAANITTAEFSENVTISGIQNNELQTASYFIQNGDKLIITDSQKKKNEFNIYIGKLPNSISTISNDSNLFAITENNGFVEIKLSDNVGEARLEVYDIVGKTVYSSIVNDKTELNLPSGVYVFKVSTDSNYKTVKYIVK